Genomic segment of Mucilaginibacter sabulilitoris:
ACAAGGTTATCTTACACAGGAAATTAATCGCCGCTTTATGCCTATTGGCGCCGCGGTATTATTGATCTCACTGTTTTTAGTGCTAATAGGATGGCTTATTTACCGCAACTTAAATGTTAATATTAAGCTGTTTAAATTACAGTATGATTTTATAAACAACTTTACCCATGAGTTTAAAACTCCGGTAAGTGTGATAAAAATTGCCGGCTCCAATTTGCGCGGCGACGGTGAGCTTACCGAAAGGCAGCGCAAGCACTATGGAAAAATTTTGGATGAAGAGGCTGATAAGTTGAATGAGCTCATGAATAAGCTGTTGTCATTTACCCAGCTTGAAAATAAATCTATCACCCTTAATAAAGAAGAAATTGTTATTGAGGCCTTTGTAAGCCGGTATATTGATACCTTTAAAATAAAATACCCTGATTTTAAATTATATTATAAGGTTAGCGGAGCTCATACGTTTTATACAGATCCGGTACTTTTAGGCAGTGTGTTTCAAAACCTTATAGAAAATGCTTACAAATACTCGCACCCACAAAAAAGGGAGCTCAGGATAAACATAGTACATGAAAAGCGGAATATTGTATTTTCATTTATTGACAGGGGGATCGGTATTCCGAGAGAAGAATTGAATAATATATTTAAAAAGTTTTACCGGATAGAGAACCAATACAATCAAAATGGCAGCGTGGGCTTGGGTTTGGCATTTTGTAAAGAACTGGTTAATTTTATGGATGGAGAGATAACTGTTCAAAGTAAAGTTAATGAAGGTTCGGAATTTAGGGTTACGCTTCCATACGAAAATTAAAATATGAACAAAGAAATTAAAATTGCGCTGGTTGAAGATGATGAAAACCTGCGGTTCCTGGTTGCTGAGCGTTTGCAATCAGAAGGATACAAAGTATTGGAAGCCGATAACGGCGACGATGCCGAAAATATAATATTGGAAGAACAGCCCGATATTGTTTTGCTCGACTGGATGCTGCCCGGTAAACCCGGTTCGCAGGTGTGCAACAACATCAGGGAAAAAGGTTATGATAAATTGATTATCATGATGACCGCCAAGGCGCAGGATGTTGACAAGATAGAGGCCTATAACTTTGGCGTGTCTGACTATATTACCAAGCCGTTTAATATGGATGTTTTGGTGGCCATGATTGACAATAAGATCAAATTTTCGCTAAACAGCGAAAAAACGGAATCATACAAGTTTGCCAACATGGAGCATTTGCCCAACACGCACCTGCTCATCAGGGACGGCCGCAAGATTGAGCTTACTATACTGGAAAACCGCATACTGCTCTACTTCCTGAAAAACAAAAACAAGGTTATTAACCGCGAAGAACTGATGATGGAGGTTTGGGGCTATAATGCCGATGTAAACACCCGTACCCTTGATATGCATATTGTACGCCTCCGCAAAAAAATTGAAACCAACGCCGATTCGCCGCAGTACCTGCAAACCGTAAGGGGAATAGGGTATAAGTTTGTTTATAATCAATAAGAACCAATATGTCATTGCGAGGAACGAAGCAATCTCATAGGACAGGTAGCCTGCTTAGCAAGAGTGATTTGCATAACGAGATTGCCACGCTACGCTCGCAATGGCAAATACTGTTTTTGATAATAACCAACCAATATGTCATTGCGAGGAACGAAGCAATCTCATAGGATGGGTAGCAACTTAGTAGGAGTGACTTGCATGATGGGATTGCCAGGCTGCGCTCGCAA
This window contains:
- a CDS encoding response regulator transcription factor; amino-acid sequence: MNKEIKIALVEDDENLRFLVAERLQSEGYKVLEADNGDDAENIILEEQPDIVLLDWMLPGKPGSQVCNNIREKGYDKLIIMMTAKAQDVDKIEAYNFGVSDYITKPFNMDVLVAMIDNKIKFSLNSEKTESYKFANMEHLPNTHLLIRDGRKIELTILENRILLYFLKNKNKVINREELMMEVWGYNADVNTRTLDMHIVRLRKKIETNADSPQYLQTVRGIGYKFVYNQ